One region of Oryza sativa Japonica Group chromosome 5, ASM3414082v1 genomic DNA includes:
- the LOC4339498 gene encoding uncharacterized protein, with protein sequence MASAVERREHSRRSGRSRSRSPARDRGSPPRRRERSPAARSRSPRRRSPVKSTSSHRERSPVRRNGSPRRSPVRSIGRSPQRDRVKEQVRSPKQSWSRSPSPARKRESWSPSPQSKRLRRAQSEREGADATEGDRRKTTRERDEGKDVSRDRKAEREEGSFKDRKLDCDDDRDHSRDRRSDRSGASRETWSSRDYEGRDSRGRRSDGDDQKGICREQRADHDDRKDSARERRADRDESNGESGRSSRRGRSVSPEEHRHRGRHESQSHQSPRSSRSAARGEGHSDWKKFRPGLPEYLPEMDRMFEGVAVDGSASFVATAEEPIECDSSDEADGDEQEDELTPLSVGNKRTSPSKKSKSPAVRAMVSNMREYNDLQRSKISLMQSMLQVMQDVAEAKRKAAEAERRAAEAHMIAAEAQANAHEMKIKKVLEMAGVWGHSRRKPKAVHGRGQHYPEW encoded by the exons ATGGCTTCGGCGGTGGAGCGGAGGGAGCATTCCCGGAGGTCGGGGCGCTCGAGgtcgcgctcgccggcgagggaccggggctcgccgccgcgcaggaGGGAGAGGTCGCCGGCTGCGAGGAGTCGGTCGCCTAGGAGGAGGTCTCCTGTTAAGTCTACTAGCTCACATAGGGAGAGGTCGCCTGTTCGGAGGAATGGCTCACCTAGGAGGTCTCCTGTTAGGAGTATTGGGAGGTCGCCACAAAGAGATAGGGTGAAGGAGCAGGTCAGGTCACCGAAACAGTCATGGTCACGGTCTCCGTCACCTGCCAGGAAACGGGAGTCTTGGTCGCCATCGCCGCAGAGCAAACGGCTGAGAAGGGCTCAGAGTGAGCGGGAAGGTGCAGATGCTACTGAGGGTGACCGCCGGAAGACCACCAGGGAGCGTGATGAGGGAAAGGATGTGTCAAGGGATAGAAAGgctgagagggaggagggctcttTTAAGGACAGGAAACTGGATTGCGATGATGATAGGGATCACTCAAGAGATAGAAGGTCTGATCGGTCGGGTGCTTCAAGGGAGACATGGTCAAGCCGAGATTATGAAGGGCGTGATTCAAGGGGTAGAAGGTCTGATGGGGATGATCAAAAAGGCATTTGCAGGGAGCAAAGGGCAGATCATGATGATAGAAAGGATTCTGcaagagagagaagggcagaCCGGGATGAGAGCAATGGTGAATCAGGGAGATCATCTAGGCGTGGGCGATCAGTGTCTCCAGAAGAGCATAGGCATAGGGGTAGACATGAATCCCAATCCCACCAGTCACCGAGGTCATCTAGAAGTGCAGCACGTGGTGAG GGACATTCTGATTGGAAGAAGTTTAGGCCAGGCTTGCCGGAATATTTGCCTGAAATGGACCGAATGTTTGAGGGTGTTGCTGTGGATGGTTCCGCATCGTTTGTGGCCACTGCCGAGGAGCCTATAGAGTGTGATAGCTCTGACGAAGCGGATGGTGATGAGCAAGAGGACGAGCTGACCCCTCTTAGTGTTGGCAACAAAAGGACGAGTCCAAGTAAAAAGTCCAAGAGTCCAGCAGTGAGGGCAATGGTTAGCAACATGAGGGAGTACAATGACCTTCAAAGGAGCAAAATCAGCCTAATGCAATCCATGTTGCAAGTTATGCAGGATGTCGCCGAAGCCAAACGGAAAGCCGCCGAAGCCGAAAGGAGAGCCGCGGAAGCCCATATGATAGCCGCCGAAGCTCAAGCCAACGCTCATGAGATGAAGATTAAAAAGGTACTCGAGATGGCCGGAGTGTGGGGTCACTCCAGAAGGAAGCCCAAAGCTGTTCATGGGCGTGGTCAACATTACCCAGAATGGTAG